One region of Vescimonas fastidiosa genomic DNA includes:
- a CDS encoding SipW-dependent-type signal peptide-containing protein: protein MTNSKSTKRALFTSVLALLMCVTMLVGATFAWFTDTASTGVNKIQAGNLKMEVSYKNTSDGEFTVLKENTNVFMENALWEPGHVEYAVLNVKNIGTLALKYNLGINIASETGSTNVDGKAFKLSDYIRFAVLDGDRTGNSVDRDALVAAATDSKLIKEGYTAEDNMTAGANKVVTLVVWMPTTIGNEANHKTSATAPSIDLGISVVATQYTHENDSFDNQYDKDAQYPPKTISVTTAEEFTAALKDAKAGDTVKLAASVTGSSAFTVNKELTIDLNGYTLNSTNKNTLKLASGAELTMKDSSADQSGKLSNGYVGKADVTMIDLGAQAKFTLLSGTLEGNEKDNLYSIVIGNSAKKECTVTIAGGTVTVPERQTKSRAISASNGMTLNISGGQIIGGLYGLDLYTGSHATVTGGRILANAKDGRTDEYGTSYAVHAKGEATLTVGSLSVESRPEIKGIKFESSGVKTELPTITLVKGDITNPVYSMEVKYNYSLFKLGITADAPVTFVDDTAHYFLADGLQMVQNGSTWSVAAQ from the coding sequence ATGACAAACAGCAAATCCACCAAGCGGGCATTGTTCACCAGCGTACTGGCTCTGCTCATGTGCGTGACCATGCTCGTAGGTGCCACCTTCGCGTGGTTCACCGACACCGCATCCACCGGTGTCAACAAGATCCAAGCAGGTAACTTGAAAATGGAGGTTTCTTACAAGAACACCTCAGATGGCGAATTCACAGTTTTGAAGGAAAACACCAATGTTTTCATGGAGAATGCTCTTTGGGAGCCGGGTCATGTTGAGTACGCTGTGCTGAATGTGAAGAACATCGGCACTCTGGCACTCAAGTACAATCTGGGCATTAACATTGCCAGTGAGACCGGCAGCACCAATGTCGACGGAAAAGCATTTAAGCTGTCCGACTACATCCGCTTCGCAGTGCTGGATGGCGACCGGACCGGAAACAGCGTTGACCGTGATGCTCTGGTGGCCGCCGCAACGGACAGCAAGCTCATCAAGGAGGGTTACACCGCAGAGGACAACATGACTGCCGGTGCTAATAAGGTCGTGACCCTGGTTGTCTGGATGCCCACCACCATTGGCAACGAGGCCAATCACAAGACGAGCGCAACTGCTCCGTCCATCGACTTGGGCATCAGCGTGGTGGCTACGCAGTACACGCACGAGAACGACAGCTTCGACAATCAGTACGACAAGGATGCCCAGTATCCGCCCAAGACCATTTCAGTAACGACGGCAGAGGAGTTCACCGCTGCGCTGAAGGATGCCAAAGCGGGTGACACGGTAAAGCTGGCAGCCTCTGTAACCGGCAGCAGCGCGTTTACGGTCAACAAGGAGCTTACTATTGACTTGAACGGTTATACCCTCAACAGCACGAATAAAAATACGCTGAAGCTTGCGTCCGGAGCGGAGCTGACCATGAAGGACAGCAGCGCCGATCAGAGCGGAAAGCTCAGCAACGGTTATGTAGGCAAGGCCGATGTCACAATGATCGATCTCGGAGCTCAAGCCAAGTTTACATTGCTCAGCGGTACGCTGGAGGGCAATGAAAAGGATAATCTCTATTCTATCGTGATCGGCAACAGTGCGAAGAAGGAGTGTACGGTTACCATCGCCGGCGGTACAGTTACGGTTCCTGAGAGGCAGACCAAAAGCCGTGCCATCAGCGCCAGCAATGGCATGACTCTGAACATCTCCGGCGGCCAGATCATCGGCGGTTTGTACGGATTGGATCTGTATACGGGCTCGCATGCCACGGTGACGGGCGGCAGAATTTTGGCGAACGCAAAGGATGGCCGTACCGATGAGTACGGAACATCCTATGCGGTGCACGCCAAGGGCGAAGCAACCCTCACGGTCGGTTCGCTGAGTGTGGAGAGCAGGCCGGAAATCAAGGGCATCAAGTTTGAGTCGAGCGGCGTGAAGACTGAACTCCCGACGATTACGCTGGTGAAGGGTGACATTACAAACCCGGTGTATTCGATGGAGGTAAAATACAACTACTCGCTGTTCAAGCTGGGGATTACGGCCGATGCTCCCGTGACATTCGTGGACGATACGGCGCACTATTTCCTGGCGGACGGTCTGCAGATGGTTCAGAACGGCAGCACATGGAGCGTTGCCGCTCAATAA
- a CDS encoding phosphodiester glycosidase family protein: protein MMRRRMLTVLLALCMVVSLIPMQVLAVDAKAEGGLGTLGIQQISEKKYAVTPDVTEYEWILNNASLTQQMMGHVMEIKVGKGSTASVAVGYGDDDIKTIQTGRNWAMTETTKQAQSMQTRRSTNVVGAINAGGYDMSNGRPTGAFIMSGTVINEPTSTTFWIDKDGNAHITSAQECNAALADGNVLEAVASFGDIFEDGHARSDLDNSTRASRTAIGIKADGTVVMMMVDGRQAPYSVGMTMAEVGATMESLGCVQAVNLDGGGSSTFATQREGESENDTSAGLTLRCRPSDGYERKVSNTIMVLSKAQPTGQFDHAVLTPNAEVYTPGSTVQFSAAGVDAAGGSAAVPQDAVWTVLSGSGRIDANSGLYTAADTCGKVTVGLKSAGKIVGQTSIQVQWPDKLGFTNTSVSIDFGQTSDLTFKPTWQGREVKYKDGDFEWSIDENGLSYKHTIKVEEYYYPFWMKGVPYFADARWYQLSLALDGHVGDIKNVSYKVDSGVVCYSSDYKIDALKINADKNGTVWATESVSHISSSFYKNTDGAVIADNIKNDVAKKNAAGTNYDYAVRGLKQTADYSFSLGQFSDNQYTADSETSVRGTIRVALKHDTSIAGQIEAVVGMEPFVLMDFEDHNGTNAKEYWSTHVGPSSAGGSGQLLPEEVKRDRLWIRDTTGKGVIFPEGYNQIVSADEDENVRFGQYAFKLGYDFTKVDPTVVAAADFGFSGDLLVNTVQPTKIGMWIKVPAACKGDNSVLKAVLKGGAFEADLATSYMKFNEDGSISYVDDKQLNGTAAYVQYYSYNTDGTVSGSTLNDWAGKDWTWVEADISSFQMPVDVARGYTVRVVSAQNCAKGSGYLYIDNLQFIYGTNTNDTTRPVLESITEKGSGTVLAGKGSTVLSSGTLTFYAVYSDSELTDKYATGIDQSGIRVLLDGTDYTDQLEINEGSLYLKGVNLRNGSHTLSIRLKDFYGNVTTETRTFRVEDAEGQRSAIDVLPQPEAPEIGKEYALSIVNNTGEPVTKAEITVDFSTMGNAAKYLQDAIVESSDDYLLTLEKTDRQAKITITRKSAQRSLLARLFGADDYVSELGYLIINIPADAAQDSKLKYTVTQGSYTIADGTENGKTYTFSGTAQEVALTAGYHLNCEWAIVGMPTELTVTNADGNAVSRATIYQVNGAGASVSMGKTNMKGKLTRTFDTAGEYTFYAEKANSGRSWNQRVIVCERTAENEGKPFGIMTNGVSEPNAKSITWLTQIDGSAAVAQVKYSTSADLSNAVTVEGTSALQTFVQSSRGDALRSNRVYLTGLQPGATYYYQVGDGETWSDTQSFKMPAEGAESTNFFILGDIQSSNTSNLDRSLRALRDSETSYDFAIQTGDAIDDVTNYIGNWRPFLNAVNSKTLSGVDMIHVMGNHEYYGDPDGEISNAIYDLPVSTENSWYKMEYGKVCVVAINNGKKLAETLADIAENLTTDCIWKVLVAHEPIYGTESVSATPEIISSIEKAGFDFVFGGDDHAYARTYPMIGGIAQPENSRGGVVYYVCGDLSGKSNEFHDRDEYAEAISHNDYTGMYLTVQATTETFTVRAIDYQGNLLDTYTERRTDCELGNHKVDASSKYDMSTGTITCVTCGTALKPTGEYAFSGLLNTTDGKQVILKNGVPMKNEFASRGDSRYHACANGYAYVTAQSDSRTCVTGGYITYTCPECGAKDRSDFQRPVDHKWDDNHICTVCHTKGIDINSKEVVFKLGTPEKPRDLTPIPSYYYSGSGVRPGSFAKRGDYVLTQNNDANLINGRIPDLYVQWPDSKNVGKAEIECEGRGDYYGSKTLTYIIVPNDVKNLKCETSTETTLTLSWSAALGAEYYEVFQCNKNNDKGTRTSLGTTYETTFSVTGLTADTDYYFVAAGRTKVPTENNEVYNSAKWSNILHARTAPNPSDVTGVSAVVDGQRIALAEVDGAKYLFLPSSTDLTKLSLTFVTEPLSDRIALSGNKGTVYWSSSVDLTAVADVNAAGYREITASVGSGQTITFRVMQASPISTVYLTSSNSAQGRDWVDRDKKNITTGSMSMVSADGGSIYSGELKQIKARGNSTFTYADKKSYQIKLNTASDLLGNQEQVKTWVLLASYFDATQMHDKLMKDLATKLGLAYTASCNWVNLYYDGEYRGVYLLSEKNSVGAASVAITDMEEAYKAQNPSYGDNMSTALSQNAYGQQFQYTKGLQEPANITGGYLIELNHNMWDEASGFKTRQGVAFNVKSPEWCGEAAMRYISEYYQDFEDAVYATDKSGAYTGYNASTGKYFYDYVDMDSLVKVFLLQELSLNCDGFISSVYFYKDADGKMFAGPIWDQDMTFGTGWTKTNAADIEDYHYLAKALIQIPAFKTAVVEYYSSTFAPAVREWLGNNGTIAHHYNLLKDSAAMNYKLWDFIRIGDPKADGHIWQGASYDSVVADMTSWIEARLSVMDKRFAQQTTLAGDVNGDGDVDIFDVYALSRYLAGYEVEGIIPANGDINGDGDVDIFDAWTLQRRLAGYND, encoded by the coding sequence ATGATGCGAAGAAGAATGCTAACGGTTTTGCTTGCATTGTGCATGGTGGTTTCTCTGATCCCTATGCAGGTGCTGGCGGTGGATGCCAAGGCGGAGGGAGGCCTTGGAACACTGGGGATTCAGCAAATATCAGAGAAAAAATATGCTGTCACACCCGATGTGACAGAGTATGAATGGATATTAAATAATGCTTCGCTGACACAGCAGATGATGGGGCATGTGATGGAGATCAAGGTCGGCAAGGGCTCCACGGCCTCTGTGGCAGTGGGCTACGGTGACGATGACATTAAAACCATTCAAACCGGCAGAAACTGGGCCATGACGGAGACAACCAAGCAGGCGCAGAGTATGCAGACCCGCCGCAGCACCAATGTCGTTGGCGCCATTAACGCCGGAGGCTACGACATGAGCAATGGGCGTCCCACGGGCGCTTTTATCATGAGTGGTACTGTGATCAATGAGCCGACCAGCACTACATTCTGGATCGATAAAGACGGCAATGCGCATATCACAAGCGCGCAGGAATGTAATGCAGCCCTTGCGGACGGCAATGTGCTGGAGGCAGTTGCCAGCTTTGGCGATATTTTTGAAGACGGCCACGCCCGCAGTGACCTTGACAATTCTACCCGTGCATCCCGCACAGCCATCGGCATTAAGGCGGACGGTACGGTGGTAATGATGATGGTAGACGGCCGCCAGGCGCCTTACTCCGTTGGTATGACCATGGCGGAGGTCGGTGCTACAATGGAGTCTCTGGGCTGCGTGCAGGCTGTTAATCTGGACGGCGGCGGCTCCTCCACCTTCGCAACCCAGCGTGAGGGTGAGTCGGAGAACGATACATCGGCTGGCCTGACCCTGCGCTGCCGTCCGTCCGATGGTTACGAGCGCAAGGTGTCCAACACCATTATGGTGCTTTCTAAGGCACAGCCCACAGGGCAGTTCGATCACGCAGTGCTTACACCCAATGCGGAGGTTTACACCCCCGGCAGCACGGTGCAGTTTAGCGCAGCGGGCGTAGATGCAGCCGGCGGCAGTGCAGCTGTTCCCCAGGACGCTGTCTGGACGGTTCTCTCTGGCAGCGGAAGAATTGATGCCAATAGTGGACTTTACACGGCAGCCGATACCTGCGGCAAAGTCACGGTAGGCTTGAAATCCGCTGGAAAAATTGTTGGCCAGACCAGCATTCAGGTTCAGTGGCCGGATAAGCTGGGCTTTACAAACACCAGTGTTTCCATAGACTTTGGCCAGACCAGTGACCTGACCTTCAAGCCCACATGGCAAGGCCGTGAGGTCAAATATAAGGATGGGGACTTTGAGTGGAGTATTGATGAAAATGGCCTGAGTTATAAGCATACCATTAAGGTTGAAGAATACTATTATCCGTTTTGGATGAAAGGCGTGCCCTATTTTGCTGATGCCCGTTGGTATCAGCTAAGCCTTGCACTGGACGGACATGTTGGAGATATCAAAAATGTCAGCTATAAAGTTGACAGCGGTGTTGTCTGCTATAGCTCAGACTATAAAATAGATGCGCTTAAGATTAATGCAGATAAAAACGGAACCGTGTGGGCAACAGAGAGTGTTTCACATATTTCATCCAGTTTTTATAAGAATACAGACGGCGCAGTAATTGCTGATAACATCAAGAATGATGTTGCAAAGAAAAATGCTGCGGGAACAAACTACGACTACGCTGTTCGTGGTTTGAAGCAAACGGCAGATTATTCCTTTTCACTGGGACAATTCTCAGATAACCAATATACCGCTGATTCTGAGACTTCGGTCCGTGGCACGATCCGGGTTGCACTGAAACATGATACCTCCATCGCAGGGCAGATTGAAGCCGTGGTTGGCATGGAACCGTTTGTCCTGATGGACTTTGAGGATCATAATGGCACCAATGCGAAAGAGTACTGGTCCACGCATGTTGGGCCTTCCTCTGCGGGCGGTAGCGGACAGCTCCTTCCCGAAGAAGTGAAAAGAGACCGCCTGTGGATTCGTGATACGACGGGTAAGGGCGTGATTTTCCCTGAAGGATATAATCAGATAGTCAGCGCCGATGAAGATGAAAATGTCCGCTTTGGCCAATATGCGTTTAAGCTCGGCTACGACTTTACGAAAGTTGATCCAACAGTGGTTGCAGCGGCAGACTTTGGCTTTTCGGGAGACCTCCTTGTTAATACGGTACAGCCGACTAAAATCGGTATGTGGATCAAGGTGCCTGCTGCGTGCAAGGGTGACAACTCTGTGCTGAAAGCGGTGTTAAAAGGAGGCGCATTTGAGGCTGACCTCGCAACTTCATATATGAAGTTCAATGAGGACGGCAGCATAAGCTATGTGGACGACAAGCAGCTTAACGGTACAGCAGCCTATGTGCAGTACTATAGTTACAATACTGATGGCACAGTGAGTGGAAGCACACTCAACGACTGGGCCGGTAAGGATTGGACTTGGGTGGAAGCGGACATTTCTTCTTTCCAGATGCCCGTTGACGTTGCGCGCGGTTACACAGTTCGTGTGGTGTCGGCTCAGAACTGTGCCAAAGGCAGTGGCTATCTCTATATCGATAATCTGCAGTTCATCTACGGCACTAATACCAATGATACTACCCGACCAGTGCTGGAATCCATTACGGAGAAGGGCAGCGGCACGGTGCTGGCCGGGAAAGGCTCCACTGTGCTGAGCAGCGGCACTCTCACGTTCTACGCTGTGTATTCTGACAGTGAGCTCACCGACAAGTATGCCACCGGTATCGATCAGAGCGGTATCCGCGTGCTTTTGGACGGCACGGACTACACCGACCAGCTGGAAATCAACGAAGGCTCGCTCTACCTTAAGGGCGTGAACCTCCGTAACGGCTCTCACACCCTCTCAATCCGGCTCAAGGACTTCTACGGCAATGTGACCACCGAGACCCGCACCTTCCGGGTGGAGGATGCCGAGGGTCAGAGATCGGCCATCGATGTGCTGCCCCAGCCGGAGGCTCCGGAGATTGGCAAGGAATACGCCCTCTCCATCGTGAACAACACGGGAGAGCCTGTGACCAAGGCCGAGATCACCGTAGATTTCAGCACCATGGGCAACGCCGCCAAGTATCTGCAGGACGCGATCGTGGAAAGCTCCGATGATTATCTGCTGACACTTGAAAAGACAGATAGGCAGGCAAAGATCACGATCACGCGGAAGTCGGCACAGCGGTCACTGCTGGCACGGCTCTTCGGAGCGGATGATTATGTATCCGAGCTGGGATACCTTATCATCAACATCCCCGCGGACGCTGCGCAGGATAGCAAACTGAAATACACCGTCACGCAGGGAAGCTATACCATTGCCGATGGTACGGAGAACGGCAAGACCTATACCTTCTCCGGCACGGCACAGGAGGTCGCGCTGACGGCCGGTTATCATCTCAACTGCGAATGGGCTATTGTCGGTATGCCCACGGAGCTGACCGTGACAAACGCAGACGGCAATGCCGTCTCCCGCGCGACCATTTATCAGGTGAACGGCGCGGGCGCCTCTGTAAGCATGGGTAAGACGAATATGAAGGGGAAGCTGACCCGTACCTTTGATACGGCGGGAGAGTATACCTTCTACGCGGAAAAGGCCAACAGCGGGCGTTCTTGGAATCAGCGGGTGATCGTCTGTGAGCGGACGGCGGAGAACGAGGGCAAACCCTTTGGCATCATGACCAATGGCGTATCTGAGCCAAATGCTAAGAGCATAACTTGGCTTACCCAGATCGATGGCTCCGCTGCTGTGGCGCAGGTGAAGTATTCCACCAGCGCTGATCTCAGCAATGCCGTGACGGTGGAGGGAACCTCTGCGCTTCAGACCTTTGTGCAGAGCAGCCGCGGCGATGCCCTGCGCAGCAACAGGGTGTATCTTACCGGTCTGCAGCCCGGCGCGACCTATTACTATCAGGTGGGTGACGGGGAGACCTGGTCTGATACGCAGAGCTTTAAGATGCCTGCGGAAGGGGCTGAGTCGACCAACTTCTTCATTCTGGGCGATATTCAGTCCAGCAATACTTCTAATCTGGACAGATCGTTGCGTGCTCTGAGGGATAGCGAGACCAGCTATGACTTCGCTATCCAGACCGGCGACGCCATCGACGATGTGACAAACTACATCGGGAACTGGCGCCCGTTCCTAAACGCGGTCAACAGCAAGACTCTCAGCGGTGTGGACATGATCCATGTTATGGGCAACCACGAATATTATGGCGATCCGGACGGTGAAATTAGTAACGCGATCTATGATTTGCCTGTCAGTACCGAGAATAGCTGGTACAAGATGGAGTATGGTAAGGTTTGTGTTGTTGCTATTAACAACGGAAAGAAACTGGCGGAGACCCTTGCTGATATTGCCGAAAACCTGACCACTGACTGCATCTGGAAAGTTCTTGTAGCCCATGAGCCGATTTATGGCACAGAGTCTGTTTCTGCAACGCCGGAGATTATCTCTTCTATTGAAAAGGCGGGCTTTGACTTTGTGTTCGGTGGGGATGATCACGCTTATGCGCGGACTTATCCTATGATCGGAGGCATAGCGCAGCCTGAAAATAGCCGCGGCGGTGTCGTGTACTATGTCTGCGGTGACCTCAGTGGCAAGAGCAATGAGTTCCATGACCGCGATGAGTATGCAGAAGCGATCTCGCACAACGATTATACCGGTATGTACCTGACGGTGCAGGCAACGACGGAAACCTTCACGGTGCGTGCAATTGACTACCAGGGCAACCTGCTGGATACTTATACCGAGAGGCGTACGGATTGCGAATTGGGCAACCACAAGGTAGATGCTTCCAGCAAGTATGATATGTCCACAGGGACGATTACCTGCGTGACCTGCGGAACGGCGTTGAAGCCCACGGGTGAGTATGCGTTCAGTGGACTGCTGAATACCACCGATGGCAAGCAAGTGATTCTCAAAAATGGCGTACCTATGAAGAACGAGTTTGCATCACGGGGTGACAGCAGATACCATGCCTGTGCGAATGGCTACGCCTATGTCACCGCGCAGAGCGATAGCCGCACCTGCGTAACAGGAGGCTATATCACCTACACCTGTCCGGAATGCGGGGCAAAGGATAGATCTGATTTCCAACGGCCTGTGGACCACAAATGGGATGACAATCACATCTGCACTGTATGCCATACGAAGGGTATTGATATAAACAGCAAGGAAGTCGTCTTTAAGCTGGGAACACCTGAGAAACCTCGCGACCTTACCCCGATACCCAGTTACTACTATAGTGGCAGTGGAGTTCGTCCCGGCAGCTTTGCCAAGCGCGGAGACTATGTTCTGACGCAGAATAACGATGCCAATCTTATTAATGGCAGAATCCCGGACCTCTATGTGCAATGGCCTGACAGCAAAAATGTGGGCAAGGCTGAGATTGAGTGCGAGGGCCGCGGTGATTACTACGGAAGTAAAACCTTGACCTACATTATTGTCCCCAACGATGTAAAGAATCTCAAATGCGAGACTTCCACAGAAACAACGCTGACACTAAGTTGGTCTGCGGCCTTGGGCGCGGAGTATTACGAGGTTTTCCAGTGTAATAAAAACAACGACAAAGGCACAAGAACCTCCTTGGGAACTACCTACGAAACTACATTTAGCGTCACCGGGCTGACAGCGGATACGGACTACTATTTTGTGGCAGCCGGCCGCACGAAAGTTCCTACGGAAAACAACGAGGTCTACAATAGTGCTAAGTGGTCGAATATTCTCCACGCACGGACCGCCCCCAATCCGTCCGATGTCACCGGAGTGAGTGCGGTGGTGGATGGGCAAAGGATTGCCCTTGCGGAAGTCGACGGCGCAAAGTACCTCTTCTTGCCGTCGTCTACGGATTTGACAAAGCTATCTCTGACCTTTGTCACAGAGCCCCTGAGTGATAGAATTGCACTTTCCGGCAACAAGGGAACTGTTTATTGGAGCAGCTCCGTAGATCTTACCGCTGTTGCAGATGTGAATGCAGCCGGATATCGGGAAATCACCGCTTCTGTTGGCAGTGGCCAGACAATAACCTTCCGCGTGATGCAGGCGTCGCCCATTTCTACCGTGTATCTGACCAGTAGTAACTCTGCTCAGGGACGCGATTGGGTAGATAGAGACAAAAAGAATATTACAACCGGATCTATGAGCATGGTCAGCGCGGATGGTGGTTCTATTTACTCCGGTGAACTTAAGCAAATTAAGGCGCGGGGCAATTCTACCTTTACCTATGCAGATAAGAAATCCTATCAGATCAAGCTGAACACGGCTTCTGATCTGCTGGGGAATCAGGAGCAGGTAAAGACTTGGGTGCTGCTGGCGAGCTACTTTGATGCGACGCAGATGCATGACAAGCTTATGAAGGACCTGGCAACTAAGCTGGGCCTTGCGTATACCGCAAGCTGTAATTGGGTAAACCTTTACTATGACGGTGAGTATCGCGGCGTCTATCTGCTCAGCGAGAAGAACTCTGTTGGTGCAGCTTCCGTGGCCATAACTGACATGGAAGAGGCGTACAAAGCACAAAACCCAAGCTATGGAGACAATATGAGCACCGCCTTGTCTCAGAATGCCTACGGCCAGCAATTCCAATACACAAAGGGACTGCAGGAGCCTGCAAATATAACAGGTGGCTACCTTATCGAGCTGAACCACAATATGTGGGATGAGGCCAGTGGCTTCAAGACTCGCCAGGGTGTTGCGTTCAATGTCAAGAGCCCTGAGTGGTGCGGCGAAGCGGCCATGCGTTATATAAGCGAGTATTATCAGGACTTTGAGGACGCTGTTTACGCAACAGACAAATCCGGCGCTTATACGGGCTATAATGCCTCTACCGGGAAGTATTTCTATGACTATGTGGATATGGATTCACTGGTCAAGGTATTCCTTCTGCAGGAACTGTCGCTGAATTGTGATGGATTTATTTCCTCGGTCTACTTCTACAAGGATGCAGACGGCAAGATGTTTGCTGGTCCCATCTGGGATCAGGATATGACCTTCGGTACCGGCTGGACCAAGACAAATGCTGCTGACATTGAGGACTATCACTATCTGGCAAAGGCGCTGATTCAAATTCCGGCCTTTAAGACTGCGGTAGTCGAGTATTACAGCAGCACCTTTGCTCCGGCAGTGCGGGAGTGGCTGGGTAATAATGGTACGATTGCACATCACTATAACCTCCTGAAGGACAGTGCAGCCATGAACTATAAGCTTTGGGACTTCATTCGCATTGGTGATCCGAAGGCCGACGGCCACATTTGGCAGGGCGCAAGCTATGACAGTGTCGTGGCAGACATGACCTCGTGGATCGAGGCACGGCTGTCCGTTATGGATAAGCGCTTTGCCCAGCAGACGACCTTGGCAGGAGATGTCAACGGAGATGGCGATGTTGATATTTTCGATGTCTACGCACTGAGTCGCTACCTTGCGGGGTATGAGGTAGAAGGTATCATTCCTGCTAATGGCGATATCAATGGCGATGGCGATGTTGATATTTTTGATGCTTGGACGCTTCAGCGTCGACTGGCTGGCTATAACGACTGA
- a CDS encoding cohesin domain-containing protein, with amino-acid sequence MKNRKRVLSVLLALAVVFTMCITAAVAVDTGSGSAAKVTVETVNKAVKVGDTVTLNVSIAGNPGFAAFDFTVKYDEGKLELAKAEKGNNIEGSFTGNKETGKVNLYVAADKKEYTEDGVLFTLTFDVKADCTDGAQVTLETTTFKNAQNVKLDPTIVAGGINVTTGGSTTGGSTTGGSTTGGSTTGGSTTGGSTTGGSTTGGSTTGGSTTGGSTTGGSTTGGSTTGGSTTGGSTTGGSTTGGSTTGGSTTGGSTTGGSTTGGSTTGGGTTGGGSTVVYNIIEGANGSWTQNSDGTLTVRVDGVFSKFTDVKVDGKRLIAGKDYTAKSGSTIVTLSKDYLATLSVGQHTLTVVFNDGYGEATFAVTPDNTTNNPQTGDHSGIVLAVVVLLVSGGALTVLGIAKKKSGKC; translated from the coding sequence ATGAAAAACAGAAAACGCGTGCTGTCTGTTCTTCTTGCTCTGGCGGTGGTATTTACCATGTGCATTACCGCGGCTGTGGCAGTTGATACAGGTAGCGGTAGTGCAGCTAAAGTTACCGTTGAGACTGTGAATAAAGCGGTCAAAGTGGGCGACACGGTTACGCTGAATGTCTCCATTGCAGGGAACCCGGGCTTTGCGGCTTTTGACTTTACCGTCAAGTATGACGAAGGTAAGCTGGAGCTGGCAAAAGCTGAAAAGGGAAATAATATTGAGGGCAGCTTTACCGGCAATAAAGAGACGGGAAAGGTGAATCTCTATGTTGCTGCCGATAAAAAGGAATATACAGAGGATGGCGTGCTGTTTACCTTGACATTCGATGTAAAAGCAGATTGCACAGATGGTGCGCAGGTAACGCTTGAGACCACCACCTTTAAGAATGCGCAGAATGTTAAGCTCGACCCGACCATTGTGGCTGGCGGCATCAATGTGACCACTGGCGGCAGCACCACTGGCGGTAGCACCACCGGCGGCAGCACCACTGGCGGTAGCACCACTGGCGGCAGCACCACTGGCGGCAGCACCACCGGCGGTAGCACCACTGGCGGCAGCACCACTGGCGGCAGCACCACCGGCGGCAGCACCACTGGCGGCAGCACCACCGGCGGCAGCACCACTGGCGGCAGCACCACCGGCGGCAGCACCACTGGCGGCAGCACCACTGGCGGCAGCACCACTGGCGGCAGCACTACTGGCGGTAGCACCACTGGCGGCAGCACTACTGGCGGTAGCACCACCGGCGGCGGCACCACTGGCGGCGGTAGCACTGTGGTTTACAATATCATCGAGGGTGCCAACGGCTCTTGGACGCAGAACAGCGACGGCACCCTGACCGTCCGTGTAGACGGCGTATTCAGCAAGTTTACAGACGTGAAGGTGGACGGGAAACGCCTCATTGCCGGTAAAGATTATACGGCGAAGTCTGGCTCGACGATTGTTACGCTGAGCAAGGATTATCTTGCAACGCTGTCTGTTGGCCAGCACACCCTTACCGTTGTATTTAATGACGGCTACGGTGAAGCCACTTTCGCAGTAACCCCCGACAATACCACCAACAATCCGCAAACCGGTGATCACAGTGGCATTGTTCTGGCTGTTGTGGTATTGCTCGTCAGTGGCGGCGCTCTGACTGTGCTTGGCATTGCAAAGAAAAAGTCTGGCAAGTGCTAA
- a CDS encoding arsenate reductase family protein yields the protein MIFLCYPKCTTCQRAQRWLEDNHIAYTLRDIKGEHPTYDELAAWHRRSGLPLKKFFNTSGLLYKSMGLKEKLPTMGEEEMLQLLATDGMLVKRPMLVGDDFVLVGFKESAWAEQLSADVKN from the coding sequence ATGATCTTTCTCTGTTACCCTAAATGCACCACCTGCCAAAGGGCGCAAAGGTGGCTGGAGGATAACCACATCGCCTATACTCTCCGGGATATCAAGGGAGAGCACCCCACCTATGACGAGCTGGCTGCATGGCATCGGCGCAGCGGCTTGCCGCTGAAGAAATTTTTCAACACCAGCGGCCTGCTGTATAAATCCATGGGGCTAAAAGAAAAGCTCCCCACCATGGGTGAGGAGGAAATGCTGCAGCTCCTGGCTACAGACGGGATGCTGGTCAAGCGCCCGATGCTGGTAGGCGACGACTTTGTGCTGGTGGGATTCAAGGAAAGTGCGTGGGCAGAGCAGCTCTCTGCCGATGTTAAAAACTGA